In Streptomyces puniciscabiei, a single genomic region encodes these proteins:
- a CDS encoding MBL fold metallo-hydrolase, protein MTVTWEELGWERLATGVGRCRLPGWDCTAGLVLGEGTALMVDAGSSLAEGARLRGRAEELAGGRVTHLALTHPHFDHVFGAAAFAGAEVYGAVGLDAVFAYDREELRLDAVRNGVPVADADEAVDALAPPRHLVSGEWTLDLGGGRQVLLANVGPGHTAHDLAVLVPGDPEVVFCGDLVEESGEPQAGPDAVPARWPDALDRLLALGGEDAAYVPGHGAVVDAGFVRRQRDQLAARFGVS, encoded by the coding sequence ATGACGGTGACTTGGGAAGAGCTGGGGTGGGAGCGGCTGGCCACCGGGGTCGGCCGGTGCCGGCTGCCCGGCTGGGACTGCACGGCCGGACTGGTCCTCGGGGAGGGTACGGCGCTGATGGTGGACGCCGGCTCGAGCCTGGCCGAGGGCGCGCGGCTGCGGGGCAGGGCGGAGGAGCTGGCCGGCGGTCGTGTGACCCATCTCGCGCTGACCCATCCCCACTTCGACCACGTCTTCGGGGCGGCGGCCTTCGCGGGGGCGGAGGTGTACGGGGCGGTGGGCCTGGACGCCGTCTTCGCGTACGACAGGGAGGAGCTGCGCCTGGACGCGGTCAGAAACGGGGTGCCGGTGGCCGACGCCGACGAGGCGGTGGACGCGCTGGCCCCGCCCCGGCATCTGGTCTCCGGCGAGTGGACGCTGGACCTCGGGGGCGGCCGCCAGGTTCTGCTGGCGAACGTGGGCCCGGGGCACACGGCCCATGATCTGGCCGTGCTGGTCCCGGGGGATCCGGAGGTGGTCTTCTGCGGCGACCTGGTCGAGGAGTCCGGTGAACCGCAGGCCGGTCCGGACGCGGTCCCGGCCCGCTGGCCGGACGCGCTCGACCGGCTGCTCGCGCTGGGCGGTGAGGACGCGGCGTACGTGCCCGGTCACGGAGCGGTGGTGGACGCGGGGTTCGTACGACGGCAGCGCGACCAGCTGGCAGCCCGTTTCGGCGTGTCGTGA
- a CDS encoding DUF3097 domain-containing protein gives MRQYSADLTPPWKKQKPAPEVPAEPGLVVEEPGTGFCGAVIRCEAGTVTLEDRFGKHRVFPLEPRGFLLEGRVVTLVRPSPASAPARPTRTASGSVAVPGARARVARAGRIYVEGRHDAELVEKVWGDDLRIEGVVVEYLEGVDDLPRIVESFAPGPDARLGVLVDHLVPGTKEWRIAEAVTSEHALVVGHPYIDIWQAVKPAALGIEAWPTVPKGQDWKTGVCRALGWPSENTGAVWQAILKRVGSYKDLEPELLGRVEELIDFVTAAGSGGA, from the coding sequence ATGCGCCAGTACTCCGCCGACCTGACCCCGCCGTGGAAGAAGCAGAAGCCCGCGCCGGAGGTACCGGCGGAGCCGGGCCTGGTGGTGGAGGAGCCCGGCACCGGGTTCTGCGGGGCGGTGATCCGCTGCGAGGCGGGCACGGTGACGCTGGAGGACCGTTTCGGAAAGCACCGGGTGTTCCCGCTGGAGCCGAGGGGCTTCTTGCTGGAGGGGCGCGTGGTGACGCTCGTACGGCCGTCGCCGGCCTCGGCTCCGGCACGACCCACCCGTACGGCCTCCGGCTCGGTCGCCGTACCCGGCGCCCGCGCCCGCGTGGCCCGCGCCGGCCGTATCTACGTCGAGGGGCGGCACGACGCCGAGCTGGTCGAGAAGGTGTGGGGCGACGACCTGCGCATCGAGGGTGTGGTGGTGGAGTACCTGGAGGGCGTGGACGACCTGCCGAGGATCGTCGAGTCCTTCGCACCGGGGCCGGACGCGCGCCTGGGGGTCCTGGTGGACCACCTGGTGCCGGGCACGAAGGAGTGGCGGATCGCGGAGGCGGTGACGAGTGAACACGCCTTGGTGGTCGGCCACCCGTACATCGACATCTGGCAGGCGGTGAAGCCGGCCGCGCTGGGGATCGAGGCGTGGCCGACGGTGCCGAAGGGGCAGGACTGGAAGACGGGGGTGTGCCGGGCGCTGGGCTGGCCGTCGGAGAACACCGGGGCGGTGTGGCAGGCGATCCTGAAGCGGGTGGGGTCCTACAAGGACCTGGAGCCGGAGCTGCTGGGGCGGGTGGAGGAGCTGATCGACTTCGTCACGGCAGCGGGAAGCGGTGGGGCTTGA
- the hrcA gene encoding heat-inducible transcriptional repressor HrcA has translation MLSERRLQVLRAIVQDYVGTEEPVGSKALTERHNLGVSPATVRNDMAALEDEGYIAQPHTSAGRIPTDKGYRLFVDKLAGVKPMTAPERRAIQNFLEGAVDLDDVVARTVRLLAQLTRQVAVVQYPSLTRSTVRHVELLSLAPARVMLVLITDTGRVEQRMVDCPAPFGEASLADLRARLNSRVAGRRFTDVPQLVEDLPEAFEAEDRGTVSTVLSTLLETLVEENEERLMIGGTANLTRFGHDFPLTIRPVLEALEEQVVLLKLLGEAKDPGVMVRIGHENAHEGLNSTSVVSVGYGSGGEAVAKLGVVGPTRMDYPGTMGAVRAVARYVGQILAES, from the coding sequence ATGCTGAGTGAACGCAGGCTTCAGGTACTGCGCGCCATCGTCCAGGACTACGTCGGCACCGAGGAGCCGGTCGGGTCGAAGGCCCTGACCGAGCGGCACAACCTCGGCGTGTCCCCGGCGACGGTCCGCAACGACATGGCGGCCCTGGAGGACGAGGGGTACATCGCGCAGCCGCACACCAGCGCGGGGCGCATCCCCACCGACAAGGGCTACCGGCTGTTCGTGGACAAGCTGGCGGGCGTCAAGCCGATGACCGCGCCCGAGCGGCGGGCGATCCAGAACTTCCTGGAGGGCGCCGTCGACCTCGACGACGTCGTGGCCCGCACGGTACGGCTGCTCGCGCAGCTCACCCGGCAGGTCGCCGTCGTGCAGTACCCGTCCCTGACCCGGTCCACCGTGCGGCACGTGGAGCTGCTGTCGCTCGCCCCCGCGCGCGTGATGCTCGTGCTGATCACGGACACCGGCCGGGTCGAGCAGCGGATGGTCGACTGCCCGGCGCCCTTCGGCGAGGCCTCCCTCGCCGACCTGCGGGCGCGGCTCAACAGCCGGGTCGCGGGCCGCCGGTTCACGGACGTGCCGCAGCTGGTCGAGGACCTTCCGGAGGCCTTCGAGGCCGAGGACCGCGGTACGGTCTCGACAGTGCTCTCCACCCTCCTGGAGACACTCGTCGAGGAGAACGAGGAGCGGCTGATGATCGGCGGTACGGCCAATCTCACCCGCTTCGGACATGACTTTCCCCTCACGATCCGGCCCGTGCTGGAGGCACTGGAGGAGCAGGTCGTGCTCCTCAAGCTGCTCGGCGAGGCGAAGGATCCGGGCGTGATGGTGCGCATCGGGCACGAGAACGCCCACGAGGGACTCAACTCAACCTCCGTGGTGTCGGTCGGCTACGGTTCGGGCGGCGAGGCGGTTGCCAAGCTCGGCGTGGTCGGACCGACCCGCATGGACTACCCGGGAACGATGGGAGCGGTACGCGCAGTGGCACGGTACGTCGGACAGATCCTGGCGGAGTCGTAA
- a CDS encoding Uma2 family endonuclease, producing MTAVDERGVAEFFEGFEPPDGLKVELLRGEIVMMASPDLVHNLIVSDVQDQIPRRHWARLQTQDLDIVDEASEPVPDLVVAAPEMLPASGRLLPASLITMVVEVVSKTSVERDYCVKRSIYAAGGIPVYLIVDPIMAQCVLLTRPEGEGERADYQGQEVRKFGLPVLLEALGVELDTSGFGTLPDVKPHRFPLP from the coding sequence ATGACCGCTGTGGACGAACGTGGAGTCGCAGAGTTCTTCGAGGGGTTCGAGCCGCCCGACGGACTCAAGGTGGAGCTCCTGCGGGGGGAAATCGTGATGATGGCCAGCCCGGACCTGGTCCATAACCTGATCGTCAGCGATGTTCAGGACCAGATCCCGCGTCGGCATTGGGCACGCCTTCAGACTCAGGACCTCGACATCGTGGATGAGGCCAGCGAGCCAGTTCCTGATCTTGTGGTTGCGGCTCCTGAAATGCTGCCTGCTTCGGGGCGTCTTCTCCCGGCCAGTCTCATCACCATGGTCGTTGAGGTGGTGTCGAAGACCAGCGTCGAGCGGGATTACTGCGTCAAGCGCTCCATCTACGCGGCAGGCGGGATCCCCGTCTACCTCATCGTCGACCCGATCATGGCCCAGTGCGTCCTGCTGACGCGACCCGAAGGTGAGGGGGAGAGGGCCGACTACCAGGGGCAGGAGGTCAGGAAGTTCGGTCTTCCGGTGCTTCTGGAGGCGCTGGGTGTCGAACTGGACACCAGCGGTTTCGGCACCCTCCCCGACGTCAAGCCCCACCGCTTCCCGCTGCCGTGA